A region from the Oceanidesulfovibrio marinus genome encodes:
- a CDS encoding chemotaxis protein CheW, with protein MKHTYLSISFGEHTLALPLVEVHKVARMVSITPVGEAAPRGMLGVVNLGGRVVPVFDPRSRLGLPSKAMDASDQLVFVSAGDRLIALWVDEAGDVFRAVIPEDSEAQGSAPEPRIAPGESVWKELHGVAGIVTLEDGLVVIQDMDAFLSQEEAQLLDAALDALDMGDAGHGADNEVSR; from the coding sequence ATGAAGCACACATATCTTTCCATATCCTTTGGCGAACATACCCTGGCGCTGCCGCTCGTGGAGGTGCACAAGGTGGCGCGCATGGTTTCCATAACGCCCGTGGGCGAAGCAGCGCCCCGCGGCATGCTGGGCGTGGTCAACCTGGGCGGACGGGTCGTCCCGGTGTTCGATCCCCGCAGTCGTCTCGGGCTCCCTTCCAAGGCCATGGACGCCTCGGACCAGCTTGTTTTCGTCTCGGCGGGTGATCGCCTGATAGCCCTCTGGGTGGACGAGGCGGGCGACGTGTTCCGCGCCGTGATTCCTGAAGATTCCGAAGCGCAGGGCTCTGCCCCGGAACCACGCATCGCCCCCGGCGAATCCGTGTGGAAGGAGCTGCACGGCGTGGCCGGCATTGTTACCCTGGAGGACGGCCTGGTGGTCATTCAGGATATGGACGCCTTTCTCAGCCAGGAGGAGGCGCAACTGCTGGACGCCGCGCTGGATGCTCTCGACATGGGAGATGCCGGACATGGCGCCGACAACGAAGTGAGCCGGTGA
- a CDS encoding quaternary amine ABC transporter ATP-binding protein, with protein MTKIRIENLYKIFGHAPERAIPMLQKGKGKDEIFKEAKLSVGVNNASFDVKQGEIVVVMGLSGSGKSTLVRCINRLIEPTSGKVYIDGEDVTALDGESLRLMRQKKLGMVFQNFALFPHRTVRQNAAYGLEIQNVSLDERNERADNSLAQVGLAGWEDALPRQLSGGMQQRVGLARALALDPDILLMDEAFSALDPLIRRDMQDELVDLQQKMRKTIVFISHDLDEALKLGDRIVLMKDGAIVQVGAPEDILTNPSTEYVARFVEEVDITKVLYAESVMKKVHDVVYLGQDGPRTALRKMKKAGLSSLFVLDNEHKYAGIVSAEECARQVELGARDIKSVICTDCKTVPPDLPAQDLIQIIYDLPHPLPVVDDDGYLKGVIVRGTLLGAIAERGRAVEKVGEEEEKEESAA; from the coding sequence ATGACGAAAATACGGATCGAGAACCTGTACAAGATCTTCGGGCATGCGCCCGAACGTGCTATTCCCATGCTTCAGAAAGGGAAAGGCAAGGATGAAATCTTCAAGGAAGCCAAACTGAGCGTAGGCGTGAACAACGCCTCTTTTGACGTCAAGCAGGGCGAGATCGTCGTGGTCATGGGCCTTTCCGGCAGCGGCAAGTCCACCCTGGTCCGCTGCATCAACCGGCTTATCGAGCCCACGTCCGGCAAAGTCTACATCGACGGCGAGGATGTCACCGCCCTTGACGGCGAGTCCCTGCGGCTCATGCGCCAGAAGAAGCTCGGCATGGTCTTCCAGAACTTCGCCCTCTTCCCGCACCGCACCGTGCGGCAGAACGCCGCCTACGGCCTCGAGATCCAGAACGTATCCCTGGATGAGCGCAACGAGCGCGCGGACAACTCCCTGGCCCAGGTGGGCCTGGCCGGCTGGGAAGACGCCCTGCCGCGGCAGCTCTCCGGCGGCATGCAGCAGCGCGTGGGCCTGGCCCGCGCCCTGGCCCTGGACCCCGACATCCTGCTGATGGACGAGGCGTTCTCCGCCCTGGACCCGCTGATCCGCCGCGACATGCAGGACGAGCTGGTGGACCTGCAGCAGAAGATGCGCAAGACCATCGTTTTCATCAGCCACGACCTCGACGAGGCGCTCAAGCTTGGCGACCGCATCGTGCTCATGAAGGACGGCGCCATCGTCCAGGTCGGCGCTCCGGAGGACATCCTCACCAACCCGTCCACCGAGTACGTGGCCCGCTTTGTGGAAGAGGTGGACATCACCAAGGTGCTCTACGCCGAGTCGGTGATGAAGAAAGTGCACGACGTGGTCTACCTGGGCCAGGACGGCCCGCGCACCGCTCTGCGCAAGATGAAGAAGGCAGGCCTCTCCTCACTCTTCGTGCTAGACAACGAACACAAGTACGCCGGCATCGTTTCCGCGGAGGAATGCGCACGGCAGGTGGAGCTCGGAGCACGCGACATCAAGAGCGTCATCTGCACGGACTGCAAGACCGTGCCCCCGGACCTGCCGGCTCAGGACCTCATCCAGATCATCTACGACCTGCCGCATCCCCTGCCCGTTGTGGACGACGACGGCTACCTCAAGGGCGTCATCGTCCGCGGCACCCTGCTTGGCGCCATTGCCGAACGCGGCCGCGCCGTGGAGAAAGTGGGCGAGGAAGAGGAAAAAGAGGAGTCGGCCGCATAG
- a CDS encoding AsmA family protein: MIRRILLGLCLSFALLVTLAALVLVLQDGNEYRDKVEGWLSTQVGSDVRIQGDLNLSIYPWLGLRVEAVKVANPQGFGAGSFIRARSAVVRMRLGPLLRRREIVLDRLVLDHPVIELRRKADGRSNWLPLMKRLGMAVEESPPSLVQGEPGRPHRAMPERGWTLRAERMRGISIMGGTVGYLDEATGETLLLDRFSLETGPGIEFDYKVRFRVEESTSGLSGEIALKGECALDPAKPSLKTTGATFTFDGSVPIGEERLAGKVSGVFNFDTAAGLVSLENGVVDTGLAHVEFSVHAPLPVGMLPVSGQVNIAVRDTGILSRLWRDMITDGELQYVQGLKLRAQYRFDEKRVQLEELQVELADMAAHGRGELLLGDVPSASLLLSTGTLALEDLFGGESGMPEWLQALLDKGTAPAIAPLGAVRLNIGADKVSGYGLDLNDVSMDVDMDGKDVRLEADAKNVFGGSVHAKWDVRPGEAALEGSVESLSLAQLGGNLRENKLLTGAEPFPTGTLSCGVHAKGASVRDLLESGGVELSGRIVNGGMAVANGAWQSAWSALELTLSRGRSNGKAGAFSLLATANGVKAWPIGEVDDAGNGPSPYRVQTMRLDVDGVLQKEKGGRLGLGDTKYELTAKGEKGEWSLPGTKRLLQGLGTLNLKSYGQIRLDTAARRLTVSAMTTEGFGLLLKSRGTLDYGEAWKLQASLNLPEFAPRVCMTYLGVEPPANLEPGVLSACLVQAKVEAKPGWLRFKDLNLRLDESVANGEFTLSESGEVGSKWALSFDLSLDAVDADSYLFGHPHPQQKAAPSKPTQWDLDWLKKLRSRGRLRIRELELFDLYYQDVDLILETHNASFSLEPFTASFYNGKLRLGIHGEVADTLAMVVDLELEKFDLFQVLMKLGDVDQMGGETSIVMHMTSTGLSSAQHLRTLSGGGDVMVRNGFYAYFRETTPDTSNAAQRSPLKSLSEKKSEPVKPKRERVVIPVSSAHATIQIQDGIFRNSDFIAKGDSMTAKGSGTMNIPLALLDYTIMVDAKVIPEFPIIIQGPLDDPAVEQGGVGFVETIFTTFRNILTLPFSAMDAISKQARQLKQGLRTPKTEQAPAGSTPADQ; the protein is encoded by the coding sequence ATGATTCGTAGAATACTTTTGGGTCTGTGCCTGAGCTTCGCCTTACTGGTCACGCTCGCCGCCCTCGTTCTCGTGCTGCAGGATGGCAACGAGTACCGGGACAAGGTGGAGGGCTGGCTCTCTACTCAGGTGGGCAGCGACGTACGCATCCAGGGCGACCTCAACCTTTCCATTTATCCGTGGCTGGGCTTGCGCGTGGAGGCCGTGAAGGTGGCGAACCCCCAGGGCTTCGGCGCCGGGTCCTTCATCCGCGCCAGAAGCGCCGTGGTGCGCATGCGGCTGGGGCCGCTCCTGCGGCGCAGGGAGATCGTGCTCGACCGGCTGGTGCTTGACCATCCTGTCATCGAGCTGCGGCGCAAGGCCGACGGGCGGAGCAACTGGCTGCCGCTCATGAAGCGCCTGGGCATGGCGGTGGAGGAGTCGCCGCCGTCGCTGGTGCAGGGTGAGCCGGGCAGACCGCACCGGGCCATGCCGGAGCGTGGCTGGACCCTGCGCGCCGAGCGCATGCGCGGCATCAGCATTATGGGCGGAACCGTGGGATACCTTGACGAGGCCACCGGCGAGACCCTGCTCCTGGACCGATTCTCGCTGGAGACCGGCCCGGGCATCGAGTTTGATTACAAGGTGCGCTTCAGGGTGGAGGAATCGACCAGCGGGCTGTCCGGCGAGATCGCTTTGAAAGGCGAGTGCGCGCTCGATCCGGCCAAGCCTTCGCTCAAGACCACGGGAGCCACGTTCACCTTTGATGGCTCCGTGCCCATTGGTGAGGAGCGCCTGGCCGGCAAGGTCTCCGGCGTATTCAATTTTGATACCGCCGCAGGCCTGGTATCGCTGGAAAACGGCGTGGTGGACACCGGGCTGGCCCATGTGGAGTTCTCCGTGCACGCCCCCTTGCCCGTGGGCATGTTGCCCGTCAGCGGGCAGGTGAACATCGCGGTGCGTGATACCGGCATTCTCAGCCGGCTGTGGCGCGATATGATTACGGACGGCGAGCTGCAGTACGTGCAGGGGCTCAAGCTGCGCGCTCAATACCGATTCGACGAGAAGCGCGTGCAGCTGGAAGAGCTGCAGGTCGAGCTGGCGGACATGGCTGCCCACGGGCGCGGCGAGCTGCTGCTGGGCGATGTGCCGTCGGCGTCGTTGCTGCTCTCCACGGGTACCTTGGCGCTGGAGGATCTCTTCGGCGGTGAAAGCGGCATGCCCGAGTGGCTGCAGGCGTTGCTGGACAAGGGGACCGCGCCGGCCATAGCTCCGCTCGGCGCTGTGCGGCTGAACATCGGCGCCGACAAGGTCTCCGGTTATGGGCTGGACCTGAACGACGTGTCCATGGATGTGGACATGGATGGGAAAGATGTGCGGCTGGAGGCTGATGCGAAGAACGTTTTCGGCGGATCGGTTCACGCCAAATGGGATGTGCGGCCGGGCGAGGCGGCGCTGGAGGGCTCGGTGGAGTCCCTCAGCCTGGCGCAGCTTGGCGGCAATCTGCGTGAAAACAAGCTTCTGACCGGAGCAGAACCGTTCCCGACCGGAACCCTGAGCTGCGGAGTCCACGCCAAGGGAGCCTCGGTTCGGGACCTGCTGGAATCGGGCGGCGTAGAGCTTTCCGGCCGGATCGTGAACGGCGGCATGGCTGTTGCGAACGGCGCGTGGCAGTCCGCCTGGTCGGCCCTGGAGCTCACCTTGAGCCGCGGCCGAAGCAATGGCAAGGCGGGTGCTTTCTCGCTGCTGGCCACGGCGAACGGGGTCAAGGCGTGGCCCATCGGTGAGGTGGATGACGCCGGCAACGGACCGTCGCCGTACCGCGTGCAGACGATGCGGCTGGATGTCGACGGCGTGTTGCAGAAGGAGAAGGGCGGCCGCCTGGGCCTTGGCGACACCAAGTACGAGCTCACGGCCAAGGGCGAGAAGGGCGAGTGGTCCCTGCCGGGCACCAAGCGCCTGCTCCAGGGATTGGGTACGCTCAACCTAAAAAGTTACGGCCAGATCCGGCTCGACACGGCGGCAAGGCGGCTCACGGTATCCGCCATGACCACGGAAGGCTTTGGCCTGCTTCTGAAGAGCCGCGGAACCCTGGACTACGGCGAGGCGTGGAAGCTCCAGGCCTCGCTGAACCTACCGGAGTTCGCGCCGCGCGTGTGCATGACCTATCTCGGCGTGGAGCCTCCCGCCAACCTGGAGCCCGGGGTCCTTTCGGCGTGCCTGGTGCAGGCCAAGGTGGAGGCCAAGCCGGGCTGGCTCCGCTTCAAGGACCTCAACCTGCGCCTCGACGAGAGCGTGGCCAACGGCGAGTTCACCCTGTCCGAAAGCGGCGAGGTCGGCTCGAAATGGGCGCTTAGCTTCGATCTGAGCCTCGACGCCGTGGACGCGGACAGCTACCTCTTCGGCCATCCGCACCCGCAGCAGAAGGCGGCTCCCAGCAAGCCCACCCAATGGGACCTCGACTGGCTCAAGAAGCTGCGCAGCCGCGGCCGGTTGCGCATCCGGGAGCTGGAGCTCTTCGACCTCTACTACCAGGACGTGGATCTGATCCTGGAGACGCACAACGCCAGCTTCTCGCTGGAGCCGTTTACCGCCAGCTTCTACAACGGCAAGCTCCGCCTGGGCATCCACGGCGAGGTCGCCGACACCCTGGCCATGGTCGTGGACCTGGAGCTGGAGAAGTTCGATCTGTTCCAGGTGTTGATGAAGCTGGGCGATGTGGACCAGATGGGCGGCGAGACCAGCATTGTCATGCACATGACGAGCACCGGGCTCTCCTCGGCGCAGCACCTGCGCACCCTCTCGGGCGGGGGCGACGTCATGGTCAGGAACGGGTTCTACGCCTACTTCCGCGAGACGACTCCGGATACGAGCAACGCGGCGCAGAGGAGCCCGTTGAAAAGCCTTTCCGAAAAGAAGTCGGAACCTGTGAAGCCGAAAAGGGAGCGGGTGGTCATCCCGGTGAGCTCGGCGCACGCTACCATCCAGATACAGGACGGCATCTTCCGCAACAGCGACTTCATCGCCAAAGGCGACTCCATGACGGCCAAGGGCTCGGGAACCATGAACATCCCCCTGGCCCTGCTGGACTACACCATCATGGTGGACGCCAAGGTGATCCCGGAGTTTCCCATCATCATCCAGGGCCCCCTGGACGACCCGGCCGTGGAGCAGGGCGGGGTGGGGTTTGTGGAGACCATCTTCACCACCTTCCGCAATATCCTGACCCTTCCGTTTTCGGCAATGGACGCCATATCGAAGCAGGCGCGCCAGCTCAAGCAGGGGCTGAGAACCCCGAAGACGGAGCAGGCCCCGGCCGGGAGCACGCCGGCGGATCAATAG
- a CDS encoding response regulator — protein MANILVVDDKFMDGRALVRQLDELGHGTNHVVSQGQALDAVADGGFDYVFLDLTLPDGDGVEAVPEIRGSGAAVIILLEGPLEELDAEAAGRLESLGEMAYVLKPLDQDEIAAALEKADACRGNSTPQPEVAPAPAAEEKTAAPRPQAEGTEAAESAIGERKLPKRLPKLKSYRDQTEKRYLKRLLKDSKGNVKKAVAIAGISRASYYNLLKKHGLN, from the coding sequence ATGGCCAACATTCTCGTGGTGGACGATAAATTCATGGACGGTCGTGCACTTGTGCGTCAACTGGACGAGCTGGGGCACGGCACGAACCACGTGGTCTCCCAGGGGCAGGCGCTGGACGCGGTTGCGGACGGCGGGTTCGACTACGTGTTTCTGGATCTGACCCTGCCCGACGGCGACGGCGTGGAGGCTGTCCCGGAGATTCGCGGCAGCGGCGCCGCCGTGATCATACTGCTGGAAGGGCCCCTGGAGGAGCTGGACGCCGAGGCCGCCGGCCGCTTGGAGAGTCTGGGCGAGATGGCCTATGTCCTGAAGCCTCTGGATCAGGATGAGATCGCCGCCGCCCTGGAGAAAGCGGATGCGTGCCGCGGCAACAGCACTCCCCAGCCTGAGGTCGCACCGGCGCCGGCTGCCGAGGAAAAGACGGCCGCACCCCGGCCGCAGGCCGAAGGGACGGAAGCTGCGGAATCAGCCATTGGCGAGAGAAAGCTTCCCAAACGTTTGCCCAAGCTGAAGAGCTACCGCGATCAGACGGAGAAGCGGTATCTTAAGCGCCTGCTTAAGGATTCTAAAGGCAATGTTAAGAAGGCCGTGGCCATTGCCGGAATCTCTCGCGCCAGCTATTACAATCTTTTGAAGAAGCACGGCTTGAACTAG